Within Actinobaculum sp. 313, the genomic segment GAGCGCCCCGATCTTGCGGGAGAATTGGAGGGAGCCCCCGAGTACCTACGCGCGGAGATTGCTTTCGGCGTGGAGTACGAAGGAGCGCTCCATTTAGAAGACTTGCTCGCACGCAGGACGCGCCTGACGTATGAGCATCGTGACCGCGGCTTGGCGACTGCCGACGAAATCGCCACCCTGGCGGGCGAACTACTCGGATGGGACGAGAGGAAGAAGGAAACCGAGATCGCCTCCTATCACGCAAGGTGCGAGGCAGAGGAAAAGGCAGAGGGTATACGCGACGAAGCGGAGGCTCAGCGTGTACGCGCAGAGGCTCCAGATGCCACGCCTTTCCTTGATGTCGCGCCGGAGATTCACGGCTAAGACGACTCGGCGGCAACACAAACAGAAGACTGTGATCAGCGCTGGGCAGGGCGTCACTCCGTTGGGGCGATCCCTCCCGCCACTGTCACCGGCTCGGCAAGTTCGAGTGTTGCTAACGAATTGAGCGAAAACGGTGCCACTGGCTTCGCGACTCGGCTAGAATCACCGGCACTACTCGGGAGCCCAATTCTTCCCGCCCGCCATCAACGAGAAAGGAATAGTCCATATGAGCGACACCGAACGCAAGTACGTTCTCGCGATCGATCAAGGCACCACATCAAGCCGAACGATCTTGTTCAATCACGCCGGGCAGGTCGTTTCCAGCGGCCAGTTGGAACACGAGCAAATCTTCCCCCACGCCGGCTGGGTGGAGCACGACCCGGTCGAAATCTGGGGAAATGTGCGCGAAACGGTTGGCATGGCCTTGGCACAGGCCTCCGCCAACCACCACGACATCGCAGCAGTTGGCATCACGAATCAGCGCGAAACCACCATTATCTGGGATCGAAATACGGGCGAACCCGTATACAACGCCATCGTCTGGCAGGACACCCGGTCACAGGACATCGTTGACCGACTGGCGGCCGACGGCGGGCTGGATCGCTTCCACGAGATCGTGGGCGAGACTCTGTCCACCTATGCCTCTATCACCAAGATCATGTGGATCTTGGAGAACGTGGAGGGAGTGCGCGAGCGTGCTGAACGCGGCGAGCTGGCCTTCGGCACCCCGGACACCTGGTTGATCTGGAATATGACCGGAGGCGTCAACGGCGGTGTTCACGTCACTGATGTCACCAATGCATCCCGAACTATGCTGATGGACCTGCGCACGCTGAGCTGGCGTGACGATATCTGCGAAATCGCCGGCATTCCCATGTCGCTGCTGCCGGAAATCCGGTCCTCCTCCGAGATTTACGGCTACGGCAGGCAAGAAGGTCTCCTGCCGGGCAAGCCGATCGCAGGTGACCTGGGCGACCAGCAAGCCGCAACCTTCGGGCAGGCCTGTTTCCAGCCCGGCATGGCGAAGAACACCTATGGCACCGGCTGCTTCATGCTGCTGAATACCGGTACGGAGCCACAGCTCTCCAAGAACGGCCTCATTACAACCGTCTGCTACAAGATCGGCGATCAGGCCCCGGTATATGCCCTCGAAGGCTCGATTGCTGTAACCGGTTCACTGGTGCAATGGCTGCGTGACAACCTCGGTATCATCACGTCGTCGTCGGAGATTGAGGCACTGGCCGAGACCGTCGATGACAACGGCGGCATGTACTTCGTCCCCGCATTCTCCGGTCTATTCGCACCGCACTGGCGCAGCGATGCGCGTGGCGCGATTGTCGGAATGACGCGATACAACACCAAGGCACACCTGGCACGCGCGGCACTGGAAGCCACAGCCTTCCAGACGCGTGAGGTGCTGGACGCCATGGAAGCCGATTCCGGGGCGAAGCTCGAGCAACTGCGCGTTGACGGTGGCATGACCGCCAACAAACTGCTGATGCAGTTCCAGGCGGATATCCTCAATACCGACGTCGTTCTGCCCGTCGTGGCGGAAACCACCGCTCTCGGCGCGGCGTACGCCGCCGGCATCGCCGTCGGATTCTGGGAGGGCGAGGACGACGTCATCGCCAACTGGGAGGAGGCCACGCGCTGGAGTCCGCAAATGGACGACGGCGAGCGTGAGCATCAACTCCATCAGTGGAATAAGGCGGTAGCCAGGACACTGGACTGGATCGACTAATTCCCCGAACCTCCGGCTCAGGGGCCGCTGCACCCTCTCTTTTTGGTGCGGCGGCCCCTTGCCATGTTGGTGCGGCGGCCCCTTGCCACGCGCACGACTGCGGGCGTACGGACCGCGCATAGCAATCCTTGCTGCCGCCATCTGCCTGCCCTGTGACCCGTCCGCACGAGCCTAACGTCCCAACTCACCCGCTCCCTACCGGCCCGGTCAGAGCCGAGTGCATATTCCCACTGCGTGTTCCCCGGCATCATCTAGCGGCACAGCCTTACGCCGCACCCTCCCCACGCCGGACTTTCTCCCGAAGTTACAGGTCAAACGACCACCCCGGGGCACAGAACTTTTCCGCGGAATCTCAACAACTCCCGAAATTGAATTACGTGAGACCTTCCTTGTGTATGTCGATTTCCGCTAATGTACCGAATAGTGGCTTGTAGACTTTCGTCCCATAAAGTAGCGGGATGCAAAGCGAGCAAACCACATGTTAAAACTAGCCCATGGTGCACAGGGTTCGGACGGGCTAACACCCGGCCACCCACACACCATCCGTACTCCAATGAGGGAGCGTTCATGCTACTAGCCGCCTCTTTCACCCCATCAACCACGGCGGTGGGGTCCAGTCTCGTCCTCAGCGCACTACTCGGTCTGCTGCCGCTTGTGGTGTTCTTCGTCATGCTAGGCGTTTTCAAAGTCCCAACTCACAAATGTGCCATCGGCTCCTTAGCGGTGGCGTTACTCATTGCCATGCTCGGCTTCCACATGCCGGTTGGACTGTCAGTACTGTCCGCCACGCAGGGGGCAGCGTTCGGCCTCTTCCCCATCTTGTACATCGTCATTATGGCGGTGTGGATCTACAACCTGACCGAAACATCAGGGAGATCAGAGGACGTCCGCGCCGTTTTCTCCGTGGTTGGCAAAGGCGATATGAGAGTACAGGCTCTTCTCATCGGCTTCTGCTTCTGCGGTCTGCTCGAGGGTCTAGCAGGCTTCGGCGCCCCGGTTGCGATTGCCTGCGCCATGCTCCTCGCGCTCGGCCTTCCGCCCATCAAGGCAGCAATTGTCACCATGGTGGGAAATGCCCTGAACGTCGGCTTCGGCGCCATGGCTATTCCCGTCACCACCGCCGCCCAGCTGGGTGGCTCGCCCGCCGATATTGTCGGTGCCACCATGGGTCGGATCACCCCGTTCCTGCTGTGCTGGCTGCCCATCCTACTTCTGGGCATCCTTGACGGGATGCGCGGTATCCGCCAGGCCTGGCCCGCAGCACTGGTCGCCGGCCTCGGAATGGCCGCCGGTCACTTCGTCGCCTCCAATTTCCTCTCCTACCAACTCGCAGCTGTATTCGCCTCGCTCATTTCTTTCGCTCTCGTAGCCATTCTGTTGCGCTTCTGGCAGCCGACCACCCCCGAAGAGCAGCACTCGTCGACCGAGGCGGAAGGCGGACTATCGGCGTCCCGTGTAACACTCGGCCTCATGCCCTACTGGCTGGTGGTACTAATCTTCGGTATCGTCAAACTGTGGAACATCGGTGTGGACATCCCCGCCTGGCTCTCCTCTACCGACATCGCCATCAAATGGCCCGGCCTATACGGCAACCTGCTGACCGGTTCCGGTGAGGTGTCCGCCTCCGCCATCTTCAACCTGCAATGGCTCTCCTCCCCGGGCACCATGCTCCTACTCACCGGACTGATCGTCTCCATCGCCTATGGAGCGACGTCATCGGGCGGTCGCTTCACATACTCCTTCGGTCGTGGCATTCGCACGCTGAGCAACACGATTTACAACCTGCGCCTGACGATCCTGACCATTATGGCTGTGATGGCTCTTGCCTACGTCATGAACTTCTCCGGGCAGACGGTTGCCATCGGCACCTGGCTGGCGGCCACCGGCGGCGCCTTCGCCTTCCTCTCCCCGCTGCTGGGATGGATCGGCACCGCAGTCACCGGGTCCGCGACGTCGGCCGGTGCGCTCTTCGCCAACCTTCAGTCCACCGCCGCTGCACAAGCACATCTCAGCCCACAGCTGCTGCTGGCAGCCAACGAGATCGGTGGTGGCATCGGCAAGATCGTCAGCCCACAGAACCTTGCCATCGCGGCAACGGCAATCAAAGAGCCCGGGTCAGAGTCAACCTTGCTACGCAAGTCGGCGCCATTCTCAATACTGCTCATCGTATTGTTGGGCATCATCATCTTCCTCGCCTCGCGCGGGGTTCTAGGATTCGTCATCGTGAGTTAACAAGGAGGTTCCATGAGAATCGCTTTATTCGCGACGTGCATCTCCGACGTCATGTTCCCGCAGGCTTCGCAGGCTACAGTCCATCTGCTGGAGCGGCTGGGGCACGAGGTAGTCTTCCCTGAGAACCAGGGATGCTGCGGCCAGATGCACATCAACACCGGCTACTACCCGGAGGCCATGCCGCTTATCCGCAACCATGTGAATACGTTCCAACCCGTCCTCGACGGCGAGTGGGACGCCATCGTTGCTCCCTCGGGTTCGTGTACGGGTTCACTACGTCACCAGGCATCGATGGTTGCTGCCGATCAAGGAGAGGAACAACTCTCCGCCTATGCAGCGGCTATCGCAAAGAAGACGTATGACCTGCCCGAACTCCTGGTCAATGTGCTCGGCATGGAAGACGTGGGCGCCTATTTCCCGCATCGGGTCACGTACCACACCACGTGCCATTCCCTGCGTATGGCACGTGTGGGTGACACTCCAATCCGGCTAATCAAAGCCGTTGATGGTATCGACTACGTTCCGCTTCCCGATGCCGAGATCTGCTGCGGTTTCGGCGGAACATTCTCCTTGAAAAACCCGGAGGTCTCATCATCGATGCTCTCGGACAAGATGTCGAACATCCTCGCAACGGGCGCGGAAATCGTCGTCGCCGGAGACTACTCGTGCCTGATGAACATCGGCGGGGGCTCTCGCGCACGCGTTCCGGAATACGTGCCATGCACCTGGCCGAGGTGCTGGCCGGAACAAGGGATGAACCGTGGGTGGCTCCCGCAAGCACAACAAAGGTGGGGGCATGATGATCGATTCAC encodes:
- the glpK gene encoding glycerol kinase GlpK, translated to MSDTERKYVLAIDQGTTSSRTILFNHAGQVVSSGQLEHEQIFPHAGWVEHDPVEIWGNVRETVGMALAQASANHHDIAAVGITNQRETTIIWDRNTGEPVYNAIVWQDTRSQDIVDRLAADGGLDRFHEIVGETLSTYASITKIMWILENVEGVRERAERGELAFGTPDTWLIWNMTGGVNGGVHVTDVTNASRTMLMDLRTLSWRDDICEIAGIPMSLLPEIRSSSEIYGYGRQEGLLPGKPIAGDLGDQQAATFGQACFQPGMAKNTYGTGCFMLLNTGTEPQLSKNGLITTVCYKIGDQAPVYALEGSIAVTGSLVQWLRDNLGIITSSSEIEALAETVDDNGGMYFVPAFSGLFAPHWRSDARGAIVGMTRYNTKAHLARAALEATAFQTREVLDAMEADSGAKLEQLRVDGGMTANKLLMQFQADILNTDVVLPVVAETTALGAAYAAGIAVGFWEGEDDVIANWEEATRWSPQMDDGEREHQLHQWNKAVARTLDWID
- a CDS encoding L-lactate permease; the protein is MLLAASFTPSTTAVGSSLVLSALLGLLPLVVFFVMLGVFKVPTHKCAIGSLAVALLIAMLGFHMPVGLSVLSATQGAAFGLFPILYIVIMAVWIYNLTETSGRSEDVRAVFSVVGKGDMRVQALLIGFCFCGLLEGLAGFGAPVAIACAMLLALGLPPIKAAIVTMVGNALNVGFGAMAIPVTTAAQLGGSPADIVGATMGRITPFLLCWLPILLLGILDGMRGIRQAWPAALVAGLGMAAGHFVASNFLSYQLAAVFASLISFALVAILLRFWQPTTPEEQHSSTEAEGGLSASRVTLGLMPYWLVVLIFGIVKLWNIGVDIPAWLSSTDIAIKWPGLYGNLLTGSGEVSASAIFNLQWLSSPGTMLLLTGLIVSIAYGATSSGGRFTYSFGRGIRTLSNTIYNLRLTILTIMAVMALAYVMNFSGQTVAIGTWLAATGGAFAFLSPLLGWIGTAVTGSATSAGALFANLQSTAAAQAHLSPQLLLAANEIGGGIGKIVSPQNLAIAATAIKEPGSESTLLRKSAPFSILLIVLLGIIIFLASRGVLGFVIVS